A genomic window from Winogradskyella sp. J14-2 includes:
- a CDS encoding L-threonylcarbamoyladenylate synthase, with protein sequence MSIISTDISKAVDLLNNEELVAIPTETVYGLAGNIFSKKAIKAIFETKKRPHFNPLIVHIPNIDYLETIVEAIPEKAKLLAEAFWPGPITLVLKKKSIIPDLITSGKDTVAVRIPNHPLTLDLLSKLDFPLAAPSANPFNRVSPTKAEHVESYFKHKIKMVLDGGPCKSGIESTIIGFENGEPIIYRLGSTPIEAIEAVVGTIEVKNSWAERSRSQKEVAPNAPGMLERHYAPKTKTILTTNIAEAIKTYKGLKIGLLAYNDTLNDDAIHFKIVLSEGKNLEEAASKLYDALHQLDQQQLDIIIAEQLPDYGLGKSINDRLQRAAK encoded by the coding sequence ATGAGCATCATATCAACAGATATATCAAAAGCCGTAGATCTTCTTAACAATGAGGAGCTTGTTGCCATACCAACGGAAACGGTTTATGGCTTGGCAGGTAATATTTTTTCTAAAAAAGCTATAAAGGCCATTTTTGAAACTAAAAAGCGACCTCATTTTAATCCATTAATTGTTCACATTCCTAATATCGATTATCTGGAAACAATTGTTGAAGCGATTCCTGAAAAAGCAAAACTATTAGCTGAAGCTTTTTGGCCTGGCCCTATAACTTTGGTTTTAAAAAAGAAATCTATAATTCCTGATTTAATTACTAGTGGTAAAGACACAGTTGCTGTTAGAATTCCAAATCATCCTCTTACTTTAGACCTTTTAAGCAAATTAGATTTTCCACTTGCTGCACCCAGCGCAAATCCTTTCAATAGAGTAAGCCCAACAAAAGCTGAGCACGTAGAAAGCTATTTTAAGCATAAAATAAAAATGGTTTTAGATGGTGGGCCTTGTAAAAGCGGTATTGAATCTACTATTATTGGTTTTGAAAATGGAGAACCTATTATATACAGGCTGGGCTCGACTCCTATTGAAGCTATTGAAGCTGTAGTAGGAACTATTGAAGTTAAAAACAGTTGGGCTGAGCGTAGTCGAAGTCAAAAAGAAGTTGCGCCTAATGCACCAGGAATGTTAGAGCGTCACTACGCACCAAAAACCAAAACCATTCTTACTACTAACATAGCAGAAGCTATTAAGACTTATAAAGGTTTAAAAATTGGTCTTCTAGCTTATAATGACACTTTGAATGATGATGCTATTCATTTTAAAATTGTGCTATCCGAAGGTAAAAACCTAGAAGAAGCGGCTTCAAAATTATATGATGCTTTACATCAATTAGACCAACAACAACTAGATATTATTATTGCAGAACAACTGCCAGATTATGGCTTAGGAAAATCTATAAACGATAGGTTACAACGCGCTGCAAAATGA
- a CDS encoding YgiQ family radical SAM protein, whose translation MHEELRLSSWLPTTNKEVKIRGWEYLDVILFSGDAYVDHPTFGPAVIGRLLESMGLRVAIVPQPNVNDNLQDFVKLGKPRLFFGVTGGCMDPMVSNYNANKKRRDKDAYTPNGDIGFRPDYASTVYSKILKEKWPDTPVLIGGIEGSLRRVTHYDYWSDQLMPTILETSKADMLVYGMGEQPLREIVRLLERGVPFQSINTVNQTAVLINDENDIPKNKNWEDVEIASHETCLKDKKAYASNFKIIEQESNKLAARRIFQKVGEKMLMINPPYPTMTEAEIDASFDLPYTRLPHPKYNKRGPIPAYEMIKTSINIHRGCFGGCSFCTISAHQGKFIASRSKESILREVDKVANMPDFKGYLSDIGGPSANMYKMKGKVQSICDKCVAPSCISPVICSNLDTSHKPLTELYKAVDSHPKVKKSFIGSGIRHDMLVPEFNRNADPKELDDYTEEVMTKHVSGRLKVAPEHTSDPVLKLMRKPSFSYFHKFKERFDKINIKNKLNLQLIPYFISNHPACEVEDMANLAAETKDMGFQLEQVQGFTPTPMTVATVIYYSGYHPYTLKKVNTPKTRKEKDEQHRFFFWYKDENKGWIKNTLNKLGRQDLLDVLLPKKDEKWRKNKPGKTKNTFNDAVPFNQRKNKAKFRSKKNKR comes from the coding sequence ATGCATGAAGAATTAAGACTTTCTAGTTGGTTGCCTACCACAAATAAAGAGGTGAAAATTCGCGGATGGGAATACCTAGATGTTATCCTGTTTAGCGGAGATGCCTATGTAGACCATCCAACGTTTGGTCCTGCTGTAATAGGACGCTTGTTAGAAAGTATGGGTTTACGAGTGGCTATTGTACCACAACCTAATGTTAACGACAATCTTCAGGATTTTGTTAAGTTGGGTAAGCCGCGTCTGTTTTTTGGAGTTACTGGTGGTTGTATGGATCCTATGGTTAGCAACTACAACGCCAATAAAAAACGTCGCGATAAAGATGCTTATACGCCAAATGGCGACATTGGATTTAGACCAGATTATGCCTCTACCGTTTATAGTAAGATTTTAAAAGAAAAATGGCCAGATACACCAGTTTTAATTGGTGGTATTGAAGGTTCATTACGTCGTGTAACACATTACGACTACTGGAGCGACCAATTAATGCCAACCATTTTAGAAACCTCTAAAGCAGATATGTTGGTGTATGGAATGGGAGAACAACCACTTCGTGAAATTGTACGCTTGCTAGAGCGCGGTGTACCATTTCAAAGTATTAATACTGTAAACCAAACAGCCGTTCTTATTAATGATGAAAACGACATCCCTAAGAATAAAAATTGGGAAGATGTTGAAATCGCTTCACACGAAACCTGTTTAAAAGATAAAAAAGCTTACGCATCTAACTTTAAGATTATAGAACAAGAATCAAATAAGTTAGCTGCAAGACGAATTTTCCAAAAAGTAGGTGAAAAGATGCTGATGATAAATCCGCCGTATCCTACAATGACAGAAGCTGAGATTGACGCCTCTTTCGATTTGCCTTACACGCGTTTACCACACCCAAAATACAATAAGCGTGGACCAATTCCTGCTTACGAGATGATAAAAACGTCTATAAATATTCATCGTGGATGTTTTGGTGGATGTAGTTTTTGTACCATTTCGGCGCATCAAGGCAAATTTATAGCGAGTCGTAGTAAAGAGTCCATATTAAGAGAAGTTGATAAAGTGGCTAATATGCCAGATTTTAAAGGCTATTTATCTGATATTGGTGGGCCAAGTGCGAATATGTACAAAATGAAAGGTAAAGTACAATCTATTTGCGATAAATGTGTTGCGCCAAGTTGTATTTCGCCAGTAATTTGTAGTAATTTAGATACGTCTCATAAACCGTTAACCGAATTATATAAAGCGGTTGATAGTCATCCGAAGGTTAAAAAATCATTTATCGGTTCTGGAATTAGACACGATATGTTGGTGCCAGAATTCAATAGAAACGCCGATCCAAAAGAGTTAGACGATTATACCGAAGAAGTGATGACTAAGCATGTTTCTGGTCGACTAAAAGTTGCGCCAGAACATACTAGCGATCCAGTATTGAAGTTAATGCGAAAACCATCGTTTAGTTACTTCCATAAGTTTAAAGAACGTTTTGATAAAATCAATATTAAGAATAAACTTAACTTACAATTAATTCCCTATTTTATCTCAAATCATCCAGCTTGCGAAGTTGAAGATATGGCAAATCTTGCTGCCGAAACTAAAGATATGGGCTTTCAACTAGAGCAAGTACAAGGCTTTACGCCAACACCAATGACGGTTGCGACGGTGATTTATTACAGTGGTTACCATCCGTACACACTTAAAAAAGTAAATACGCCAAAAACCAGAAAGGAAAAGGACGAACAACATCGTTTTTTCTTTTGGTATAAAGATGAAAATAAAGGTTGGATTAAAAACACGCTTAATAAATTAGGAAGACAAGATCTACTTGACGTTCTATTGCCTAAAAAAGACGAAAAATGGCGTAAAAATAAGCCAGGTAAAACTAAAAACACCTTTAACGATGCTGTGCCTTTTAACCAGCGAAAGAATAAGGCTAAATTCCGAAGTAAAAAGAATAAACGCTAA